One region of Culex pipiens pallens isolate TS chromosome 2, TS_CPP_V2, whole genome shotgun sequence genomic DNA includes:
- the LOC120423301 gene encoding zinc finger protein 665-like translates to MDNVESICRICLTGSAGDIDRLLIDIFPRDEEGSEPEFPVLEAFHTICGIEVQQDDLMPKQLCSICFSKLEQAFGLRQQSQKSHETLSNILTKAVGSGQYEEDGDEDRLYEVEYLLEEQESVELESEVKVEQAELQAVEVVCCGCDDSFASENELRRHAGRRHRPKVLVTGIPAGRRQCNICFEVFDEAEFGAHREGRNNVQPLNSCKFCGCMFASRNGLANHQLKFHGDNRYRCCGCDFSSLRLTDLKAHSKNHEREFVLNGRLTGGKKYSCKLCFAQFGTVALKRHHERFPYRKLKSNRPRQTDEVTVSVLRCCGCPKIYPTYSELRAHQQEVHLPQRPNNPDLAMMVECTGCYRQFRNKAYLNRHLRQAAEKKLFACGKCSVTRRTLKELMEHEATHTGGEAFVCCGCREGFASKEELERHSKEVHARRPKVYLNDEESTERPFECGVCYRRYKSARDLRGHQRFVYYEKVHVCETCGKGFAQENSLAVHLATHKSHPEFPCPTCGKKYKHESNVRNCVARHERPKQHRCKICNVTFPAASNLYSHMVSHSEERRFKCDVCGMTFKRSFHLRKHQNTHTSVRNFACRHCPSRFSTTTELYKHEIRHTGQYPYQCGVCRKQLTTRQVFIKHVESHVADGDKVHRCELCPARYSQDHFLSNHVKYTHRLEPQDKSWNEKFNRRGPSNRMKGGVRIAGVLLGGGGGPGIVEQGEEERGEGDTYELLIDEQMEGMEEIAVELEIRDE, encoded by the coding sequence GAAGGTTCGGAGCCGGAATTTCCGGTGCTTGAAGCATTCCATACCATTTGCGGGATCGAGGTGCAGCAGGATGATTTGATGCCGAAGCAGCTGTGCTCGATTTGCTTCTCCAAGCTGGAACAGGCGTTCGGTTTGAGGCAACAATCGCAGAAATCACACGAAACGTTGAGTAACATTTTGACGAAGGCGGTTGGAAGTGGGCAGTACGAAGAGGATGGGGACGAGGACCGCTTGTACGAGGTTGAGTACCTTTTGGAGGAGCAGGAATCGgttgagctggagtcggaggtGAAGGTTGAGCAGGCAGAACTTCAAGCTGTTGAGGTTGTTTGCTGCGGATGTGACGACTCTTTCGCGAGTGAGAATGAGCTGAGGAGGCACGCTGGACGGCGTCACCGGCCGAAGGTTTTGGTCACGGGAATTCCTGCGGGGAGGAGGCAGTGCAACATTTGCTTTGAGGTGTTTGATGAGGCTGAATTTGGTGCGCATCGCGAGGGGAGGAATAATGTTCAACCGTTGAATTCTTGCAAGTTTTGCGGGTGCATGTTTGCCTCGCGCAATGGATTGGCGAACCACCAGCTGAAGTTTCACGGGGACAATCGGTACCGATGCTGCGGGTGTGACTTTAGTTCGTTGAGGCTTACTGATTTGAAGGCGCACTCGAAGAACCACGAACGAGAATTTGTCTTGAATGGTCGATTGACTGGAGGCAAGAAGTACTCGTGCAAGCTGTGTTTCGCTCAGTTTGGAACCGTGGCGCTGAAACGCCATCACGAGCGATTCCCGTACCGCAAGCTCAAATCAAATCGACCGAGACAAACCGACGAAGTCACCGTCTCCGTCCTGCGCTGCTGTGGCTGTCCGAAGATCTACCCGACATATTCGGAGCTACGCGCTCACCAGCAGGAAGTTCATCTGCCCCAGCGTCCAAACAACCCCGATCTGGCGATGATGGTCGAGTGCACGGGTTGCTATCGCCAGTTCCGGAACAAGGCTTATCTCAATAGACACCTTCGGCAGGCAGCGGAAAAGAAGCTATTTGCTTGCGGCAAGTGCAGCGTGACTCGGAGAACTCTGAAAGAGCTGATGGAACACGAAGCGACGCACACCGGGGGAGAGGCGTTCGTTTGTTGTGGCTGTCGGGAGGGTTTCGCGTCGAAGGAGGAACTGGAACGGCACTCGAAGGAGGTGCACGCGCGGAGACCGAAGGTTTACCTAAACGATGAGGAGAGTACGGAGCGGCCGTTCGAGTGTGGCGTGTGCTATCGGAGGTACAAGTCGGCGCGGGATTTGCGAGGTCATCAACGGTTCGTGTACTACGAGAAGGTGCACGTTTGCGAGACGTGCGGAAAAGGCTTCGCCCAGGAAAACTCGCTCGCCGTGCACCTGGCCACGCACAAATCCCACCCGGAGTTCCCGTGTCCAACGTGCGGAAAAAAGTACAAACACGAGTCGAACGTGCGCAACTGCGTCGCCCGGCACGAGCGTCCCAAGCAGCACCGGTGCAAGATCTGCAACGTGACCTTTCCCGCCGCCTCCAATCTGTACTCGCACATGGTTTCGCACTCGGAGGAACGTCGCTTCAAGTGTGACGTGTGCGGCATGACGTTCAAGCGGAGTTTCCACCTGCGCAAGCACCAAAACACCCACACCAGCGTGCGCAACTTTGCCTGCCGGCACTGTCCGTCGCGATTCAGCACGACAACCGAGCTGTACAAGCACGAGATCCGCCACACCGGTCAGTATCCGTACCAGTGCGGTGTCTGCCGGAAGCAGCTGACCACGCGACAGGTGTTCATCAAGCACGTCGAGAGCCACGTGGCCGACGGGGATAAGGTGCACCGGTGCGAGCTGTGTCCAGCCCGGTACAGCCAGGATCACTTTTTGTCCAACCACGTCAAGTACACGCACCGGCTGGAGCCGCAGGACAAGAGTTGGAACGAGAAGTTTAACCGGCGGGGGCCGTCGAATCGGATGAAGGGCGGGGTTCGGATTGCCGGGGTGTTGCTGggaggagggggtggtccgGGGATCGTCGAGCAAGGGGAGGAAGAACGGGGAGAGGGAGACACTTATGAGCTGCTGATCGATGAGCAGATGGAGGGCATGGAGGAGATTGCCGTGGAGCTGGAGATACGGGATGAATAA
- the LOC120422392 gene encoding uncharacterized protein LOC120422392, which translates to MFYPGWKTQFLPANIIGNLDYKSTDTVLGNLKLKYNKVFSKDFTEPITGYQADLTFKSEQPIFKKAYQVPYKIKDKFNEHLDMLERQGVITPIKASEWASPVIAIVKKDGDLRMIQIGRHVATAHRHQLKALHVPKRGSAKMCFAANSYKRNFSSIDDDGGLLGHSRDYAVYRKQRKVDNESRSPVRTRSRARLENQQGHN; encoded by the exons ATGTTCTATCCTGGCtggaaaactcagtttttaccGGCAAATATCATTGGAAATTTGGATTACAAATCAACTGACACAGTTTTAGGTAATCTGAAACTGAAATACAACAAAGTGTTCTCTAAAGACTTTACTGAACCAATTACAGGGTACCAAGCTGATCTGACCTTTAAATCAGAACAACCAATTTTCAAGAAGGCGTATCAAGTTCCGTACAAGATCAAAGACAAATTTAATGAGCATTTGGACATGTTGGAGCGACAGGGAGTGATCACACCGATCAAGGCGAGCGAGTGGGCTTCGCCAGTTATTGCGATTGTGAAAAAGGATGGGGATTTACGCATG ATTCAAATTGGGCGACACGTGGCTACGGCGCACAGACATCAGCTGAAGGCGTTGCACGTTCCCAAACGTGGGTCCGCGAAGATGTGTTTTGCGGCCAACAGTTACAAACGCAACTTCTCCTCAATCGATGACGATGGAGGATTACTCGGGCATTCGAGGGATTACGCGGTGTATCGTAAGCAGAGAAAGGTTGACAACGAATCCCGCAGTCCTGTTAGAACGAGGTCGAGGGCCAGATTGGAGAACCAGCAGGGACACAATTAG